A window from Vigna angularis cultivar LongXiaoDou No.4 chromosome 7, ASM1680809v1, whole genome shotgun sequence encodes these proteins:
- the LOC108336389 gene encoding uncharacterized protein LOC108336389 isoform X1, with product MASTTPHDQPQWEFSCDMELDFGSEEHASIVYAALAVDKELQPDKVKRGMTVSDGKLSVHFEATEARFLRASFSAFVDVLTLATKTIEQFGQEMKL from the exons ATGGCTTCCACCACACCACATGACCAACCGCAATGGGAATTCTCCTG TGACATGGAACTGGATTTTGGATCTGAAGAGCACGCTTCCATTGTGTATGCTGCCTTAGCAGTTGACAAAGAG TTGCAACCTGATAAAGTAAAACGAGGCATGACAGTGTCAGATGGAAAGTTGTCAGT GCACTTTGAGGCAACAGAAGCCAGATTTCTGCGGGCATCATTTAGTGCTTTTGTAGATGTTCTGACGCTAGCTACAAAAACTATTGAACAATTTGGCCAAGAAATGAAGTTGTGA
- the LOC108337261 gene encoding uncharacterized protein LOC108337261, translating into MAASMKQMSLIVSFLGVVSFVLGVLAENKKPAAGIPVTGLNGASVTCKYPADRTVVLGYLSVAFLVASTVVGYLSLFYPYKGKSIPQGVLFKHTTFTVFFNISLFTAGLAAALLLWPTITEQLHLTHNVHHDVNYECPTAKTGLLGGGAFLSLDSSLLWLIALMLAGNAREDFFEEESNGVEKGEYGTASSDNYYDADSGLKESS; encoded by the exons ATGGCTGCCAGCATGAAACAGATGTCTCTGATCGTGTCTTTTTTGGGCGTGGTATCCTTCGTTTTGGGAGTTCTTGCTGAAAACAAGAAG CCTGCTGCTGGAATACCTGTGACTGGTTTGAATGGTGCCTCTGTCACCTGCAAGTACCCGGCGGATCGAACTGTTGTATTGGGGTATCTTTCTGTAGCATTTCTTGTTGCATCCACTGTGGTGGGGTATCTGTCCTTGTTTTACCCTTACAAAGGAAAGTCAATTCCACAAGGGGTTCTGTTTAAACACACCACTTTCACCGTGTTCTTCAACATTTCTTT GTTCACTGCTGGATTAGCTGCAGCTTTGCTCTTATGGCCAACAATCACAGAACAACTTCACCTTACACACAATGTACACCATGATGTGAACTATGAATGCCCTACAGCCAAAACTGGTCTGCTTGGAGGTGGTGCCTTTCTGTCCCTTGATTCATCTCTCCTGTGGTTGATTGCCCTTATGTTAGCAGGCAATGCTCGTGAAGATTTCTTTGAAGAAGAAAGCAACGGTGTTGAGAAGGGTGAATATGGCACAGCCTCCTCTGATAATTATTATGATGCTGATTCAGGATTGAAGGAGAGTTCCTGA
- the LOC108336389 gene encoding uncharacterized protein LOC108336389 isoform X2 yields MRENYCQQIDFSQSGLDMELDFGSEEHASIVYAALAVDKELQPDKVKRGMTVSDGKLSVHFEATEARFLRASFSAFVDVLTLATKTIEQFGQEMKL; encoded by the exons ATGAGAGAAAACTACTGTCAGCAAATTGATTTTAGTCAATCAGGCCT TGACATGGAACTGGATTTTGGATCTGAAGAGCACGCTTCCATTGTGTATGCTGCCTTAGCAGTTGACAAAGAG TTGCAACCTGATAAAGTAAAACGAGGCATGACAGTGTCAGATGGAAAGTTGTCAGT GCACTTTGAGGCAACAGAAGCCAGATTTCTGCGGGCATCATTTAGTGCTTTTGTAGATGTTCTGACGCTAGCTACAAAAACTATTGAACAATTTGGCCAAGAAATGAAGTTGTGA